Proteins found in one Oncorhynchus keta strain PuntledgeMale-10-30-2019 chromosome 2, Oket_V2, whole genome shotgun sequence genomic segment:
- the ifit8 gene encoding interferon-induced protein with tetratricopeptide repeats 8 isoform X2, which translates to MSDSENTLEKKLKKLQCHFTWELNKEQADLNLLEIKLRETLEVVQEGFEGNLKRHSLNLLAYIKHLKAEDKRSLECLEKAERENAHGERLCVVTYGNLAWVCHHIGDDIRADGYIQKLEEIHKASATASTSVLLVPREVHSEKAWSLLKFSKHHYTRAKECFQEALQMEPEDKEWNSGFAFSLFRQEGLVTREDQRLSYEDSLAVKQLKYVLELNPDSAMTRVYLGLKCYKNRRNAEAWGYMRKALSLAPYDLSVVLQVELAVRYSELKDTSKAMEKFQELWSRSDLKPSDRQAWHRMYGDVQLYHLGSERTAVNHYKEGMRLYNISTEWSQCRRRLLKVLRFNKDRRGDDPYDIREFVDSFKRGVFNVEDAGVSTLTLGHP; encoded by the exons ATGAG TGACAGTGAGAACACCCTTGAAAAAAAACTAAAGAAACTGCAATGTCACTTCACCTGGGAGCTAAACAAGGAACAGGCTGACCTCAACCTCCTGGAGATAAAACTACGTGAAACGCTGGAAGTAGTTCAGGAGGGCTTTGAAGGCAATCTGAAAAGACACAGTTTAAACCTGCTGGCTTATATTAAACACCTAAAAGCTGAAGATAAGAGATCACTGGAATGCTtagagaaggcagagagggaaaACGCTCATGGCGAGAGGCTGTGTGTAGTGACGTATGGAAACCTGGCCTGGGTCTGCCATCACATTGGAGATGACATAAGAGCAGACGGGTATATTCAGAAGCTGGAGGAGATACACAAGGCCTCTGCCACAGCCTCAACCTCTGTCCTGCTTGTGCCCAGAGAGGTCCACAGTGAAAAGGCCTGGTCCCTCCTCAAGTTCTCAAAGCACCACTACACAAG AGCCAAGGAGTGCTTTCAGGAGGCTCTGCAGATGGAGCCTGAAGATAAGGAGTGGAACTCGGGTTTTGCCTTCTCTCTGTTCCGCCAAGAGGGCCTGGTGACTAGGGAGGACCAGAGGCTCTCCTATGAGGATTCCCTTGCTGTTAAACAGCTGAAGTATGTCCTGGAGCTCAACCCAGACAGTGCCATGACCAGGGTCTACCTGGGCCTGAAGTGCTACAAGAACCGGAGGAACGCAGAGGCCTGGGGCTACATGAGGAAGGCTCTGAGTCTGGCACCCTACGACCTCAGTGTGGTACTACAG gtgGAGCTGGCTGTGAGGTACTCAGAGCTGAAGGACACCAGTAAGGCCATGGAGAAGTTCCAAGAGCTGTGGTCCCGGTCAGATCTGAAGCCCTCCGACCGCCAGGCCTGGCACCGCATGTATGGTGACGTCCAGCTCTACCACCTGGGCTCTGAGCGGACCGCTGTCAACCACTACAAGGAGGGCATGAGGCTCTATAACATATCAACTGAATGGAGTCAGTGTAGAAGAAGGCTGCTCAAAGTGCTGAGGTTTAAcaaggataggagaggagatgaCCCCTATGATATCAGAGAGTTCGTTGACTCATTCAAGAGAGGGGTTTTTAATGTGGAGGACGCTGGGGTGTCGACACTGACACTGGGCCACCCCTAG
- the ifit8 gene encoding interferon-induced protein with tetratricopeptide repeats 8 isoform X1 codes for MSDSENTLEKKLKKLQCHFTWELNKEQADLNLLEIKLRETLEVVQEGFEGNLKRHSLNLLAYIKHLKAEDKRSLECLEKAERENAHGERLCVVTYGNLAWVCHHIGDDIRADGYIQKLEEIHKASATASTSVLLVPREVHSEKAWSLLKFSKHHYTRAKECFQEALQMEPEDKEWNSGFAFSLFRQEGLVTREDQRLSYEDSLAVKQLKYVLELNPDSAMTRVYLGLKCYKNRRNAEAWGYMRKALSLAPYDLSVVLQVGRFMKKEQSYDEALAVLLRMLQRAPNSSRLHHEIANNYRWRAKQSGDPHNQTLLKRCVFHLEEGARLNPTHIYPQVELAVRYSELKDTSKAMEKFQELWSRSDLKPSDRQAWHRMYGDVQLYHLGSERTAVNHYKEGMRLYNISTEWSQCRRRLLKVLRFNKDRRGDDPYDIREFVDSFKRGVFNVEDAGVSTLTLGHP; via the exons ATGAG TGACAGTGAGAACACCCTTGAAAAAAAACTAAAGAAACTGCAATGTCACTTCACCTGGGAGCTAAACAAGGAACAGGCTGACCTCAACCTCCTGGAGATAAAACTACGTGAAACGCTGGAAGTAGTTCAGGAGGGCTTTGAAGGCAATCTGAAAAGACACAGTTTAAACCTGCTGGCTTATATTAAACACCTAAAAGCTGAAGATAAGAGATCACTGGAATGCTtagagaaggcagagagggaaaACGCTCATGGCGAGAGGCTGTGTGTAGTGACGTATGGAAACCTGGCCTGGGTCTGCCATCACATTGGAGATGACATAAGAGCAGACGGGTATATTCAGAAGCTGGAGGAGATACACAAGGCCTCTGCCACAGCCTCAACCTCTGTCCTGCTTGTGCCCAGAGAGGTCCACAGTGAAAAGGCCTGGTCCCTCCTCAAGTTCTCAAAGCACCACTACACAAG AGCCAAGGAGTGCTTTCAGGAGGCTCTGCAGATGGAGCCTGAAGATAAGGAGTGGAACTCGGGTTTTGCCTTCTCTCTGTTCCGCCAAGAGGGCCTGGTGACTAGGGAGGACCAGAGGCTCTCCTATGAGGATTCCCTTGCTGTTAAACAGCTGAAGTATGTCCTGGAGCTCAACCCAGACAGTGCCATGACCAGGGTCTACCTGGGCCTGAAGTGCTACAAGAACCGGAGGAACGCAGAGGCCTGGGGCTACATGAGGAAGGCTCTGAGTCTGGCACCCTACGACCTCAGTGTGGTACTACAG gtgggGAGGTTCATGAAAAAGGAGCAGAGTTATGATGAAGCCCTGGCAGTGCTCCTTAGGATGCTGCAGAGGGCGCCAAACTCTTCTCGCCTGCACCACGAGATAGCCAACAACTACCGCTGGAGGGCTAAGCAGAGCGGAGACCCCCACAACCAAACCCTGCTCAAACGCTGTGTGTTCCATTTGGAGGAGGGGGCACGCCTCAACCCCACACACATCTACCCTCAG gtgGAGCTGGCTGTGAGGTACTCAGAGCTGAAGGACACCAGTAAGGCCATGGAGAAGTTCCAAGAGCTGTGGTCCCGGTCAGATCTGAAGCCCTCCGACCGCCAGGCCTGGCACCGCATGTATGGTGACGTCCAGCTCTACCACCTGGGCTCTGAGCGGACCGCTGTCAACCACTACAAGGAGGGCATGAGGCTCTATAACATATCAACTGAATGGAGTCAGTGTAGAAGAAGGCTGCTCAAAGTGCTGAGGTTTAAcaaggataggagaggagatgaCCCCTATGATATCAGAGAGTTCGTTGACTCATTCAAGAGAGGGGTTTTTAATGTGGAGGACGCTGGGGTGTCGACACTGACACTGGGCCACCCCTAG
- the LOC118398835 gene encoding proteoglycan 4 has translation MSHQIENRSGSPQRAQDDYSRYQHKLTGSPSASRTVIGFGSATAFMNRGYATTPKSEFGSVPRSDIFLDLSNTFTGVLTKINEKELLHGLNGRFTGFIEKVRHLEHQNELLEREIEEIKQKAQSPASLAQEHELELMDLRKLVHDITLQKRQIVIEHQNLEEDFLTLRDKYDQEARERSDAEKGILVLKKDANNAYLAKLQLDKKAQSLVDEIHFLKKNHEDEVLEMVAQIYESQVTVEGHAFAKPDITAALRDIRAELESHAASDILEVEESFRVQFTKLTKAAESNRKALKATQQEIQENRRRFQGKNIELDCAKGTREALEKQRHELEERHYSEMINYQDTVRQLENELTNAKLDMSGHLREYQDLLNVKMALDVEILSYRKLLEGEEFHLSTISDTHISMPYIYRQSPVYTLSSLARQGGPTRRSEPQYKFVEEIITETTREVESEFEETGSEETGEGEKEGEESDKAERRGKEEEDEEKVEDVGKVDLKVDAPEKEGEQEEESKGQQIETSAEVEVNGDGVNTSKGENGEERDDKGEEDIDTGDNTQSEVKSDKATSEEEKEKLDTEIDGEIKDVGEPLENDNTPKHDKSLPEVPMKCDISIEPKTSESEDIQTESSIKGEPQVPTEDISKEPKKVSEESKKESPPKEKKEVDLKEQSALALEQKPDQKVHRESDQLQEAESAVATQEEDLPEPTEKDMTSHDITAELKNSSTKETWGQVKSPDDSGVKTTQDDKTVGGRISARLPSTTTECEEEPVPQTPEKEVGLTEPKMSSNDDGVKSVEQNESNGSENFTNDIITAEEKVKESDTSSKLDTTISPKEETTPQPEPTVTPKEETSPKMDPMVTPKNETSPKPDPTVTPKEETSQSDPTITLKEEPSPKSESALTPKETFPKPAPTITPKETSPKPETTTTPKEGTSPNPEPAITPKEPSPKPASIITPIEKTSQKLEPAVTPKEESTPKPESTITPKYEISPKPAPTVTPKEETCPKPDPTVTPKEETCPKPDPTVTPKEETCPKPDPTVTPKEETCPKPDPTVTPKEETSPKPDPTVTPKEETCPKPDPTVTPKEETSPKPDPTVTPKEGTSPKSASNVTTKEETSPKPESTITPKYEISPKPALTVTPKEETSPKMDPMVTPKDETSPKPDPTVTHKEETSQPDPTITPKEEPSPKPEPAVTPKETFPKPAPTITPKETFPKPETTTTPKEETSPKPESTITPKYEISPKEETSPKPEVTPKEGTSPKPEVTPKEGTSPNITTKEGTSPKPEVTPKEETSPKPEVTPKEGTSPKPTPNITPKEETSPKPTPNITPKEGTSPKSASNVTTKEETSPKPESTITPKYEISPKPAPTITPKEETSPKPAPTIKPTEITPKDEISPISNLIITPESTTTPTESEMISSGGKAETATPPEKQVSSVAKSKDSHREAPESSTTQEKPEESTDKEPEKVTDPNDETPKTENVKTKASEEKPEHVEISITKTSPVKEQDVSTMGLKEKTVDGKTTEGAQSKIDEKGFTRGDEDSKDDKTAKTPTGQAAQPIAEKQAKPKTWDLTSF, from the exons ATGAGCCACCAAATTGAGAATCGGTCGGGTTCTCCACAAAGAGCTCAAGATGACTATTCCCGCTATCAACACAAACTGACCGGATCCCCCTCGGCGTCCAGGACCGTTATAGGTTTTGGGTCGGCTACCGCATTTATGAACAGAGGATATGCGACGACGCCGAAGAGCGAATTCGGATCGGTTCCGAGATCGGATATCTTTTTAGATTTATCAAACACGTTTACCGGGGTGTTGACGAAAATTAATGAGAAAGAACTGCTCCATGGGCTGAACGGCCGTTTCACCGGGTTCATCGAGAAGGTGCGTCATTTGGAGCACCAAAATGAATTGCTCGAGAGGGAAATCGAGGAAATCAAACAGAAGGCACAGTCACCCGCATCTCTGGCACAGGAGCACGAGTTGGAGCTTATGGATCTGAGGAAACTAGTGCATGACATCACCCTTCAGAAGCGTCAGATCGTGATAGAACATCAGAACCTGGAGGAAGACTTCCTCACCTTGAGAGACAAATACGACCAGGAGGCTCGTGAACGCTCGGATGCAGAGAAAGGCATCCTGGTGCTGAAAAAGGACGCCAACAACGCATACCTGGCAAAACTTCAGCTGGACAAGAAAGCGCAATCTCTGGTGGACGAGATTCACTTCCTGAAGAAAAACCATGAGGACGAGGTGTTGGAGATGGTGGCCCAGATCTACGAGTCTCAGGTGACGGTCGAGGGGCATGCCTTTGCAAAACCCGATATCACTGCGGCTCTCCGGGACATCCGTGCAGAGTTGGAAAGTCACGCCGCCTCCGACATCCTTGAGGTCGAGGAGAGTTTCCGTGTCCAGTTCACAAAGTTGACAAAAGCGGCAGAGAGCAACAGAAAGGCGCTGAAGGCAACACAGCAGGAGATCCAGGAGAACAGGAGGCGCTTCCAAGGGAAGAACATTGAACTGGACTGCGCGAAAGGAACGAGAGAGGCCCTGGAAAAACAACGACATGAGCTGGAGGAGCGTCACTATTCCGAAATGATTAATTACCAG GACACTGTCAGGCAGCTTGAGAATGAGCTGACTAATGCTAAACTAGACATGTCTGGCCACCTGAGAGAGTACCAGGACCTGCTGAATGTCAAAATGGCTTTGGATGTGGAGATTCTCTCTTACAG GAAACTCCTGGAGGGTGAGGAGTTCCATCTGTCCACCATCTCTGACACCCACATCTCCATGCCCTACATCTACCGCCAGtcccctgtctacaccctgtcttcCCTGGCCCGGCAGGGAGGGCCCACACGCAGGTCTGAGCCCCAGTACAAGTTTGTAGAGGAGATCATCACTGAGACCACCAGAGAGGTGGAGTCCGAGTTTGAGGAGACAGgctctgaggagacaggagagggagagaaggagggagaggagagtgacaaAGCTGAGAGGAGGGgtaaggaagaggaggatgaggagaaagTGGAAGATGTAGGTAAAGTGGATCTTAAAGTGGATGCcccagagaaagagggggaacaggaggaaGAGTCTAAGGGCCAGCAGATAGAAACATCAGCAGAGGTTGAGGTAAATGGAGATGGAGTTAACACTAGCAAGGGAGAAaatggagaggaaagagatgaCAAAGGAGAGGAGGACATTGACACAGGTGACAATACACAAAGTGAAGTCAAATCAGATAAGGCCACCagtgaggaagagaaggaaaaaCTGGACACAGAGATAGACGGTGAGATAAAAGATGTGGGGGAGCCATTAGAAAACGATAACACCCCAAAACATGACAAGTCCCTGCCAGAGGTTCCCATGAAGTGTGACATTTCCATAGAACCCAAAACGTCAGAGTCAGAGGATATTCAAACAGAAAGTTCAATAAAGGGTGAACCACAGGTCCCCACAGAGGACATCTCCAAAGAGCCCAAAAAGGTGTCAGAGGAGAGCAAAAAAGAAAGCCCACCAAAAGAGAAAAAAGAGGTAGATCTGAAAGAGCAGAGCGCCCTAGCACTGGAGCAGAAGCCTGATCAGAAGGTGCACAGAGAATCAGACCAACTTCAAGAGGCAGAGAGTGCTGTGGCAACACAAGAAGAGGATCTCCCTGAGCCCACAgagaaggacatgacatcccatGATATCACTGCTGAGCTGAAAAACAGCTCCACCAAGGAGACATGGGGACAGGTGAAGTCACCAGATGATTCTGGTGTAAAAACTACACAGGATGACAAAACGGTAGGAGGTAGAATTTCAGCCAGACTTCCCAGCACAACAACTGAGTGTGAGGAAGAGCCTGTGCCACAGACCCCTGAAAAGGAGGTGGGTCTGACAGAGCCAAAAATGAGCAGCAATGATGATGGTGTAAAATCTGTTGAGCAGAATGAATCTAATGGCAGTGAAAATTTCACAAATGATATCATAACAGCTGAGGAAAAAGTGAAAGAATCTGATACATCCTCTAAACTAGACACAACTATCTCCCCTAAAGAGGAAACAACCCCACAACCAGAGCCAACCGTCACCCCCAAAGAAGAAACATCCCCAAAAATGGACCCAATGGTCACCCCCAAGAACGAGACATCACCTAAACCAGACCCCACAGTCACCCCTAAAGAAGAAACATCACAATCAGACCCAACCATTACCCTTAAAGAAGAACCATCCCCTAAATCAGAATCAGCACTCACCCCTAAAGAAACTTTCCCCAAACCAGCCCCAACTATCACCCCCAAAGAGACCTCCCCTAAACCAGAAACAACCACCACCCCTAAAGAAGGAACTTCCCCAAATCCAGAACCAGCAATCACACctaaagagccttccccaaaacCAGCCTCAATCATCACCCCTATAGAAAAAACTTCCCAAAAACTAGAGCCAGCAGTCACCCCTAAAGAAGAATCTACCCCCAAACCAGAATCAACCATCACCCCAAAATATGAAATATCCCCTAAACCAGCCCCAACCGTCACCCCTAAAGAAGAAACATGCCCAAAACCAGACCCAACCGTCACCCCTAAAGAAGAAACATGCCCAAAACCAGACCCAACCGTCACCCCTAAAGAAGAAACATGCCCAAAACCAGACCCAACCGTTACCCCTAAAGAAGAAACATGCCCAAAACCAGACCCAACCGTCACCCCTAAAGAAGAAACAAGCCCAAAACCAGACCCAACCGTTACCCCTAAAGAAGAAACATGCCCAAAACCAGACCCAACAGTCACCCCGAAAGAAGAAACAAGCCCAAAACCAGACCCAACCGTCACCCCTAAAGAAGGAACTTCCCCAAAATCAGCCTCAAACGTCACCACTAAAGAGGAAACCTCCCCTAAACCAGAATCAACCATCACCCCAAAATATGAAATATCCCCTAAACCAGCCCTAACCGTCACCCCCAAAGAAGAAACATCCCCAAAAATGGACCCAATGGTCACCCCCAAGGATGAGACATCACCTAAACCAGACCCCACAGTCACCCATAAAGAAGAAACATCACAACCAGACCCAACCATTACCCCTAAAGAAGAACCATCCCCTAAACCAGAACCAGCAGTCACCCCTAAAGAAACTTTCCCCAAACCAGCCCCAACTATCACCCCCAAAGAGACCTTCCCTAAACCAGAAACAACCACCACCCCTAAAGAAGAAACTTCCCCCAAACCAGAATCAACCATCACTCCAAAATATGAAATATCCCCTAAAGAAGAAACATCCCCAAAACCAGAAGTCACCCCTAAAGAAGGAACTTCCCCAAAACCAGAAGTCACCCCTAAAGAAGGAACTTCCCCAAACATCACCACTAAAGAAGGAACTTCCCCAAAACCAGAAGTCACCCCTAAAGAAGAAACATCCCCAAAACCAGAAGTCACCCCTAAAGAAGGAACATCCCCAAAACCAACCCCAAACATCACCCCTAAAGAAGAAACTTCACCAAAACCAACCCCAAACATCACCCCTAAAGAAGGAACTTCCCCAAAATCGGCCTCAAACGTCACCACTAAAGAGGAAACCTCCCCTAAACCAGAATCAACCATCACCCCAAAATATGAAATATCCCCTAAACCAGCCCCAACCATTACCCCTAAAGAAGAAACATCCCCTAAACCGGCCCCAACCATCAAACCTACCGAGATCACCCCTAAAGATGAAATATCCCCTATATCAAACTTAATCATTACCCCAGAATCAACGACCACCCCTACAGAGAGTGAAATGATCAGCAGTGGAGGCAAAGCTGAGACTGCCACACCACCAGAGAAACAGGTGTCTTCCGTTGCAAAGAGCAAGGACTCACACAGAGAGGCGCCAGAGAGCAGCACAACTCAGGAGAAACCAGAGGAAAGTACGGATAAAGAGCCTGAGAAGGTTACGGATCCAAACGATGAAACCCCAAAGACAGAGAACGTGAAGACCAAGGCCTCTGAGGAAAAACCTGAACATGTGGAGATATCTATTACAAAGACATCGCCAGTGAAAGAACAGGATGTATCAACCATGGGTTTGAAAGAGAAAACTGTTGACGGGAAGACAACAGAAGGGGCACAATCTAAAATAGATGAGAAAGGCTTTACAAGAGGTGATGAAGACAGCAAAGATGACAAAACTGCAAAGACACCAACAGGGCAAGCTGCTCAGCCAATTGCAGAAAAGCAAGCTAAACCTAAAACCTGGGACTTAACCTCTTTTTAG
- the vdac2 gene encoding voltage-dependent anion-selective channel protein 2 — MAVPPSYGDLGKSAKDIFNKGYGFGLVKLDVKTKSDSGVEFKTAGSSNTDTSKVAGSLETKYKRSEYGLTFTEKWNTDNTLGTEITVEDQIAKGLKLTFDTTFSPNTGKKSGKVKTAYKREFVNLGCDVDFDFAGPTIHGAAVVGYEGWLAGYQMTFDTAKSKMTQNNFAVGYKTGDFQLHTNVNDGAQFGGSIYQKVSPVLETAVNLAWTAGSNSTNFGIAAKYQLDKSASISAKVNNNSLVGVGYTQTLRPGVKLTLSALVDGKGINTGGHKLGLGLELEA, encoded by the exons ATGGCAGTGCCTCCATCATATGGTGACCTTGGCAAATCTGCCAAGGATATCTTCAACAAAGGCTATG GGTTTGGCCTGGTGAAGCTTGATGTGAAGACCAAGTCTGACAGCGGAGTG GAGTTCAAAACAGCTGGCTCCTCAAACACGGACACCAGcaaggtggcaggtagccttgaaACCAAATACAAGAGGTCCGAGTATGGCCTGACCTTCACAGAGAAGTGGAACACTGACAACACCCTGGGAACAGAGATCACCGTTGAAGACCAG ATTGCCAAGGGTCTGAAGCTGACATTCGACACAACCTTCTCACCAAACACTGG CAAGAAGAGCGGCAAAGTCAAGACCGCCTACAAGCGCGAGTTTGTCAACCTGGGCTGTGATGTCGACTTTGACTTTGCTGGCCCCACTATCCACGGGGCGGCCGTCGTGGGTTACGAGGGCTGGCTCGCCGGCTACCAGATGACTTTTGACACGGCCAAGTCTAAGATGACCCAGAACAACTTCGCTGTGGGATACAAGACCGGGGACTTCCAGCTGCACACCAACGT TAACGACGGTGCACAGTTTGGCGGCTCCATCTACCAGAAGGTGAGCCCAGTGCTGGAGACGGCGGTCAACCTTGCCTGGACTGCCGGCAGCAACAGCACAAACTTTGGCATTGCAGCCAAATACCAGCTGGACAAGAGCGCCTCCATCAGT GCTAAAGTGAACAACAACAGCCTTGTCGGTGTTGGCTATACCCAGACGCTGAGACCAG GTGTGAAACTCACCCTCTCTGCCCTGGTAGATGGTAAGGGCATCAACACTGGAGGCCACAAGCTGGGCCTGGGGTTGGAACTGGAGGCCTAA